Within Methanococcus voltae, the genomic segment ACGAAGATATTGAAGATTCTAGTCAAAAAACTACTCAAATGAAACTAGATAACAAAAATTAAAGTTAAATTAAAGTTAAATTAAAGGGATATTATGGATAAAACCGAAAATAGTCAAAATAGTCAAAATTACGCTGATAGTTCGAATACTGAAAATCAGGATGCTCCGAAAAAAGAATTAAAAAAATATTCAATATTGTTGGATACAAATTTTTTAATATATTCATTTAAACAGGGTATCAATATAACATATGAATTAGAGCGCGTAATCCCAGTTAATGGAGAAATAATAATTTTGCAATGTGTTATTGATGAATTGAATAAGCTTAAAAAAGAATTAAAAGGAAAAGAGAAATTAGCAATTAATTTGGCTCTAAAATTAGTTAGCAGGTATAAAATTGTAGACTACTCTGAAGGAAAATACGCCGATGAGATGATAGTTAACTATATTAAGACTCATAAAAACTGCATTGTAGGAACTAACGATAAAATTTTGAAAAAATCGATTATGGACTTGGGAGTTCCAATTATATTGATAAAACAGCAAAAATATTATGAATTGCAGGGTTATTTATAAAATTTAAAACTTAAAACTTAAAATTTAAGTGTAAAATTTAAGTATAATTGTAATATATTTAATATTTAATTTGCTTCGGAAATTGTTATTTTAGAGTCATCTCCCTTTTTAGTAAGCCTTATTACTTCGTTTGCAATTTCCTCCATTTCATGATGGTGTGTGATTATAACAATCTGATTTATCTTTTTTATACTTGAAAAGATTGTTAATAAATTTCTCCTTCTATCTTCATCCAAGTAAGCAGTAGGCTCATCTAATATAATACATTCCATATTATCACATATTGCGTTTGCAATACCCAATCTAAGTGCTAAAGCCACAGCAACTTGTTCCCCGCCACTCATATTACTTACAGGTATTTCATCAACTATTAAATCGCAATCTGGAGTTATTTGAATATGGGAATATGGCATACCGAATTCTGAAAATATTTCGTTTGCATGTTTTTGTATTAAAGGAATATACATTTCCCTAATATGTTTTTGAACGCCATCCCTGGAAAATACTTCCCTAACTTTAGTTAAATAGTTTTTAAAGTACTTCAATCTGTTTAATTCATCTTTCTTTTGAGTATTATCATCTAAATTTTGTTTAAAGTGTTTATTCTCATTTTCTATGTTGACAATTTGTGATTGGATTTTTTGTATTTCTAAATTAATATCATATACTTGCTGCTTCAATGCTTCATTTTTGCTTCTGAATAGTTCGTGCTCTTCTTTTGAGTAATTTAAAGCATTTATTTTGTAAATTATTTCTTTATTATTATTTTCTATTTCCATTATGGACTCATTTGTTAAATTTAGCAAATTATTGATTAATTCTTCAAATTTAACTATTTTTACATCTATTTCATTGTTGTTATTCAATAATTGATCCATAGGGGATTTTTCAAAATATTCATAGTACTTTGAATTATTTGAACAGTAATTTGAAATATATGTATTAATTATTGCCTCAGAATTCTTATAAAGCTCATAATCAGGAGTATAAGTTTTCAATTCTGATTCCAAACTATTTTTATCGTTTAAGTTATTTTCATAATTATGATATTTGGTTTTTAAATCTTTTGAAGCTATTTCTTTTAGGATATCTGTAATATCACATAATATTTTATTTAAACCTTGTAAATATTTCATTTTATCCTTTAAAGCGTCTAATGAGTTCTTTAACTCCACTTTAAAGCTTTTTAAAGTATTTATATTTATTAAATTATCTTCTAGGGCATAATTTATCAAAGACAAGTTATTTGATTTAGTTAGTATTTCCAAAAATTTTTGAATTGTTTCGTCCTTTTTAGCTTCTAATTCATTTGTTTTGGTATTGCCATTCTTGCCATTATCTTTATTTTTCAAATAATTTTCTGCATAAACATATTTTGTATAGTTATCTTTAATAGACTGTTGATTACTAATTAATTCAGCTTTTAAAGCTTTTAAATCATCTAATTCTCCATTTAACCTGCTTTCATTTTGTAAATTTTGTAAATTACTAATTTTTTCATCCAGTTCTAGTTTCAAATTGATTTCTGATTCTTTTTTAGAATTTAATAATGCTAATTGAGTTTTTAAATTATTTAATTCATTTAATTTAACCTTTGCAATGGTTAAATCATTTGAAATCTTTTCCATGTTGTTGATACATTTATTTAGTGCTTCTTTGTAATTTTCAATTAACTTGCTGTTATTTGAGATGATTTCGTTCTTCTTTTCGTCAGATAATTCAGTTCTACAAGTAGGGCATACTTTTTTATCAGAAATACATTTTAATTCACTATTTGAAGTCATTAATTCATTTATTTTAATTTCAAGATTTAATTTGTTAGATACCAAGCTATTCAACTTTTCATTGTTTAGACTTATATCTTGCTCAATGTTTTCCAGGTTAGTTAGTTTTTTTTCAATATCATTAATCTGTATTGTTTGTTTGGTGTGCTCCATTAGTGTATTCTCTAAATTTTTAATTTCTTTCTGGATATCTGCGATACGTCTAGATAAAATCGTTGAATTACTTGTTTTTTCATTTAAATCATCTAATTTTTTAGATAACTCTTCATATTTTGCATAATACTCTTTATTTTCTTCCACATTTGATTTCTGAGTAGCTATTGATTCTAATTCATTTGTAATAATTTCTAACTCATTTAATAGAATATCTAATGATTTATCAAAATTTTTAATGGATTTGGTATTTTTTGCAATTTCGCCCATTTTTTTAATGTTTTCCGCAATTAAAACTTCATTTCTTGACATATTTAATAAATCGGTGCTTTGAACGTTACTGGTAGTACCATTATTAATAGAACTAATATCACTATTGTTGTTATTACCATTATTATCGTTATTACTAGTATTATCGTTCGTATATTCGTTATAAGACTTTATTAGGTAAGATAAATTAGATTTTAATTCTTTATATCTGTTGTAAAGCTCTTTGTTATCTTTATTATACAGTTTTTCATTTAATAAATCCATTTTTTCCATTAAAAGGGTACATTTTTTGTAATTTTCTTTCTTTTCAAGTATTTTAGATTTATTATCTATTAATGTGGTCATATCATCTGATAAATTAGACATATTATTATTCAGTTTATCAACTTCTCGATTATTTGATAGCAAATTTAAATTATATTCTTCATTTTTTTCACTATTTGCTTTTAAAATATCTAACTTAATTAAAATATCTTTTTCAGTGGATTTAAGATTTTTTAAATCATTTGATTTTTCAGCTTTTTCATTGTTGTAATTTTGAATTATTTCGTTATTTTTTGAAATAGATTCGTAAATAACTTCTTCGTCCGCTAAATTATTATTTAACGTCTTTATTTTTTCATCGTATCTATTTATAATTTCTTTCATTTTTTCGTGGGCTTTAGCATATTTCTCCACGCCCAAAATTTTGTCTATGACATCCTTTCTATTTCGAGGGGCTAAATTAACCAAATTTACGATATCTCCTTGCTTAATATATATTGCATTTGAAAAAACGTTATTATCCATTTCTAAAATCTCTTGAACCTTGGCGTTAACGTTGGAATTATTATCTGCTAGGATATTATCGTTTATATTGTCTTTTAAAAACAATATATTTTCGGATTTGGTTGATTTTCGATTTCTTTGACGTATAACAGTGTAAGTTTTTCCCCTAACTTCAAAAGTAAATGAAATTCTAAAGCTGTCTGCCTCATTTTTTATCATATTTTGCAAACTGTAGTCCTTACCCGAAGGGGCGAATAGTGCATAGTTGATTGCTTGAAAAATGGAAGATTTGCCACTACCATTTTTTCCCACAATTGTTGTGATGCCATCTTTGAATTCAATTTTGCTATTCCTGTGACTTCTAAAATTTTGAAGTTCTAAACTCTTTAATATCATAATTTGCCCCATTATTATGTCATAAAAGTAAAATAACTTAAATATATTTTATCATAATTATAATAATTATCATAATTTATCGTTTTTAGAACATTTTAATTTCCATTCATTGTATTATACTTTATATACAAAAAACAATAAAAACATATTTAGTATAAATTATTGAAAAAGATAATTTATACATTTTCATCTGACATTTATTTAATTTATTATCTCATCACGTTATTATAAAGTTTATGAAATTAATCGGAAAGGAAATACAAAATAGAATATATATTATATATAGTATAATCTATAGTCTATTTAAAATTTAAACTAATAAAACAAAAAACAGCATATAACTTAAAAAAATTGGGTAAATAGTGTCCAATCAATGAATAACTTGTAAAATATGATTAAAAAATTGAAATACCTTGAATACAATATTAAGAATTATTGTGAAAGACGAAATAAAAAAAGAATATGTATGGGTTAACTTAATATTAGTATATATTAATATTCAAATATACTGATATATAAATTATAAGATAACCATACTGCAAATATAATGTAAATACAGATCAGATATAACGTAAGTATAGTAAGTATATTAACAGTTCAAAGTAAAATTTATCAAAATTATCAAGAGGATTATTATGGATTTAGGTACAAGCAAATATATAATATATGCAGAATTATTGGCTGATGGATACGTTGAAAAACACGACGTTATCGGTGCTATATTCGGTCAGACAGAAGGTCTTTTAAGCAACGAATTAGATTTAAGGGACTTACAAAAAAGTGGAAGAATCGGTCGTATAGATGTAGAACTTGAAAATATGGGTGGAAAATCTCTTGCAAAAATTACGTTACCATCGAGTTTGGATAAGGTCGAAACGTCGATACTAGCCGCTACGCTTGAAACTATAGATAGAGTGGGTCCTTGTTTAGCTACTGTCAATATTAAAAATGTTGAAGATATCCGGATATCTAAAAGACATTACATAACCGAACGTGCTCAAAATATCCTTAAGAAATTAATGGATGAAATGGTAGATTCTTACGAAATAACCGATGAAATAAAAGAATCCCTAAGAGTACAGGAAATTATGGAATATGGCGAGGAAAACTTACCTTGTGGACCAAATGTAGTGCATTCTGATGCAATAATTGTGGTTGAAGGTAGAGCCGATGTTTTAAATTTATTAAGATGCGGAATTAAGAATGCCGTAGCTGTCGAAGGTACATCCGTTCCAAAATCAATTATAGAGTTAACCAAAAGAAAAACTACCACCATATTTACCGATGGAGATAGAGGTGGAGAACTTATATTAAAAGAATTGTTACAAACTTGTGATGTGGATTATGTTGCAAGAGCCCCATATGGTAAAGAAGTTGAAGAAACCTCCAAAAAAGAAATATTAAAATGTTTAAGGTCTAAAATACCAATAGAACAGTATAATATAAATATGGAAGAAGGTAAGACCGATAAGTACGAAAAACACGAAAAAACATATAAAACTAGCAGTAACAATGGTAACGGAAATAACGGTAGAGAAGCTAAAAAGATAGAAGAATTTATCCCTCAAAGCCCAAAAGATAAAGATAAAGATAATGAAGGTTTTGGTTACCACAAGTATAAAAAAGAGCTAAATTCTAATTTAGAGCATATAAAAGAAAATTTCGGAAAATCTCAAATATTAAGTGAAAAATCTGAAAAATTCGAAAAGGCTCATCCTGTAAAAGATTACTTAAAAGGCGAAGGAATAATCGACGTTGACAAATTAAATGAAGAGTCAAAAATAAGCGAAGATAGTAAAAAAAGTGAAGATATTAATGCAGGTAAAGCCTCAAAAAGTGCAGGTATGACTGTTGAAGTAAAAACTGAGGACTTAAGGGCTAAAGAAAAAGATAATTCTAAAACTGAAGTTTCAAAAAAGAATATATCAGAAATAGAAAATAAAAAATCTGGAAAAGCAGGCTTAGACGCTCAAATACAACAGAACGGCGAAAAAGCTAAAAAAATAAAAGCCGATAAAGTTTTAACAGATTCTAAGATATCAAAGGAGTTTAAAATTAAGGAATCAGAAGAACTTAAAACTAAAGAACCTATCGGGGCAGAAGACAAATTTGGACGTAATATTGGAAATATCATAAGTAAAGATTCAAAAAATAAAGAATTAGTTGAAAAAATAGAATCTGCCGAAGAAGTAACGCCATTAATCGATATTAATGACATCAACAGTGTAAAATCCATTGTAGACAAAATTCAAGGAACTGGAATGGTTAGTCTAATCCATGAAGGTGTGGAAAAGCTCATAAATATGGATGAATTGGTAGATAACCCAGAAATTAAAGATAATGATATTATAATTTTGGATTATCCGATAAATCAACAAATTGTTGATAAATTATATGATAAAACTAAATTAATTATCGGTAAAAACGTTAATGTATCAAAAAGACCTTCAGAACTTAGATTACTTTCATTCAATGAATTGAAAGCATAAAATAATAGCTAAATAAATAACTTACTAAATAACTACTTTACTAAATAAGTAAAAAAATAGAATATATTAATTTTTTTTATTAAATTTTTATTAAATTTAAGTATATTTTGTTATTTTTAATTATCTTTTTTTCCTTGCAATTTCTTTCCCAATTTTTTCCCCAGTATCTTTTAACCTACTTGCCACACTTCTTGGAACGTCGCCTTTTTCAGATAATATCTTTCCGATGATACTTGACAATAAAAATATTGCGTAAGTATGTTCTGATTTAGTTCTGTGTATATGGTGAGGTCTGATGTTCAAGCTATCGTATTCCTCGAAACTGTCCCCTAAAGTATCTTCACCAAAAGTAGTGTAAAGATCTTTTCTCATATATACTAAAAGCTGATGTAATTGAATTAATTCATCCTTATGCATTTAACCACCATGATAATATAGTAAACAAAATAAAAAATACTAAAAATATATAATATCGTAACTACTTATGGGTTAATTTTATTTATACATTTAGTAGTATTCTTATTATATCATATTGTTTTTAGATTAATCATATTTAAGCATATCTTATATATTAACCCGTTTTATGAAAAATACACTCAAAAGTAATATATTTATGATGTCAATTAATAATAACATAACTTAAGAAAAATAATAAAATAATAAAATAATAAAATAAAACTAAAAATAAAAATTGATATATTAAATTATTATTTAATTTCTGGAACTACTGCCCTTACAAATTCTTTTTTACCTTTTGTTAAATCCATTGTAGCGTCAATACCCATTTTCGCAGTCAATTTCATCTTGTGGTCTGCAGAAGGGTCTAATGATGAGCCTTTTGCACCATCAATGATTATAACATCTCTTGAACTTTGAACTCTTGTAGCTATTGCATATTCAACATCTACGGGGTTGTATATGTCTATATCATCATCCACAATTACAACGTGCTTCAAACTTGGGTGTGCGGCTAAAGCTGCTAATATTGCATTCTTACCGTCGCCTTGTGTTTTTTTATCGATGGACACAACTGCGTGTAACCAGCAACAACTACCTTCAGTTAAAGCTACATTCTTAACAGATGGCACTGTGTTTCTAATTCCTTTGAACATTCTAGGTTCTTGAGGTAAACCCATTAAAATTTTGTGCTCTGTTCCGCCAGGCAATAATGCGTGGAATATTGGATCTTTTTTTGTCCTAAGTCCAGTTACTTTAATAACAGGTTGCTTTCTTATAACGTCGTATGTTCCGGTAATATCAACAAATGGACCTTCGTCGTCATTTTTATTTGTTATTTTACCTTCGATTATAAATTCAGCTTCAGGAATTTCTAAATCAACAGTTTTACCCTTTATAGTTTTAATAGGCTTATTCATGATTGCAGAAGCATATTTTAATTCGTTGAAGGACACATCTCCGGAGGTTGACGCAGCTAAGAGTAAAGCAGGTTCTACACCAATTGCTATTGCGACGTCTATGCCTTCTTTGCCTTCAGTTATTGCGTTTTCAATATTTTTATGATATATATAGTGAAGATGTCTTTGTTCAACCATTCTTATGACCAAATTTCCATCAGGTCTTATTAAAATTCTGTGGATTGAAGCATTTACGCCCTCATCTTTATCCTTAACAATTACGATACCTGAAGTTAAGTAAGGTCCTGCATCTTCACCATAATAGGTAGGAATCGGGTATTCAGTTATTTTTTGCACTTCATCGTCTATATATTCTTTCTCAAGTTCTGCATCCAATACAAGTTCCCCGTTTGGCTCGTTTTCCATTGCTTTAATCATATGATTCATTAAGTCTTCAGGCTTTATATTCAAACTTTTTGCAACATTCTCACGGGTGCATAAGTTACCCACTACTTTATAACCGTTTACATTTTCAATCATAACTGTATTGGCAGTACCTTTGTCGTTATCGTTTAAAACCTTTGAAATTTCGAACACTTTGTTTGCAGAATCAATTTTTACTTTATCCAATGAATTTATAAATTTTCTGTAATCGCTTTCCATATTTTCCACTACATCACTACTTTTTTAATGAATATAATTTAATAAATTTATTAAAAATATACTATTTATAATTAAGGTGTAATCTCAGAGATAATGAAAAATAAAATCTAAAATTTAAAGATAAATATTTAAGATTATGTATTAAAAATAGAATAAGAAATAAAAAAAATAAAAAAATAAATTTAAAATAATAAAAGTTAAACTAATAAAAAAGAGTAAAAAATAAGAATTAATTTGTATAGTCACTATTATCTCTTTTTTTACCATCTTTTGGATATTTCAATTTCCAACCTTTTTTAACCCATTCGTCATCATAATTATTTTCTTCAGCCCATTGTTTTAAAAAGCTTTCCCATTTATTCCATAATTCTGCATAATTACGTTTTATTAATTCAATTTCACCGGTTTCCATTGCTGGACACATGAAACAACCTACCCTATCGAAATTTTGTTCATAAAGTACGTTATATGGTGCGTCATTTCTTAAAATGTAAATCCAAACGTGCATAGCTGTCCACTCTAATATAGGAGCTGCTAATGTTTGTTTTTTAATATTTGGGCTTTGCCAAATTCTTGGTTTCTTTGAACGGTTGATAGATTCATACTTTCGTAATCCTACAAAAGTAAGGCAACCTTTAGGGTATTTAGCATCTATTAAAGCACCTAATGGTCTTAATTTACATTCTTCACTACACCATCGATTATCTCGGGAAGGTGGACCATATGTTTTAACTAATTCCCAGAAATCACTTGATTTAGTTCTTAATATTTCCTTACCATAGTGTTTTTCCATTGTATCGATGTTTTCGAGCGTTTCGTCAAATTCAATACCTGTATCATTGAAAAGTATCTCATAAGATGCTTGAGATTTTTCAATTTCAGGGTCGTTATTAAATGCGTTTCTTGCAAGTAGATAAACTACTAAACTGTCTTTACCGCCAGAATATGCAACTGTTGGAGGTAAATTTATTTTTTCAGCAGTATTTCTCATGAAACCCACTGCTTGTGTTTCAAATTTATCCATTGGTGTTTTATTTGCTTCCACCATTGTTTTAAAGTCTGAAGTTACAGGATTCACGTTTGCAGGTTTTGGCTCTTCTGATTTCCTAACTTTTGCAATCATTCCTTTTTGGGCGTCTATCATTTCTTTATAGTCCATTCTTGCTCTACCGACACCTAAAATATCCATTTTACTAGCATCTATTTCAAGTGGGGTTTTTTCCAATAAATCAGTGTAAACTCCATTTATATCTCCATATTTTGATATTAGTTCTTCGTTTTCAACTAATATGATTACGTCGTCATCTGTTTTGATATCTGATGAAGCATAAGCTAAACCTGGTCTTAATATGGAAGCTCCTTTTAAAATATATGGAGGTACATCGTGCTTAACAACGATTATTTTTTTATTTACTGTTTTTATAAATCTTCTTGCACCTTCAATTGTAGGAATAACTTTCCATTGACAGCCTTTTTCGTTATAATTTAAAATACCGACTACTTGCCCGTCTAAAATTATTTCCTGCATATATTCGGTGCCTGGTACCTTATTTACCAAAGCTACTTTATTTTCAAAGATATTTTCAGTTATTCCGAATTGATTGTGTAATGTTTCATTGATAAGTGTTATATCATTCTCAAATGCAGGTCTTGCATCTGCTGGAGGGGTTACTTTTACTTCAAATGTTTTATTACCACATTTTGAACATTCCTTGTCCAAAACTGGCACGTTACATGTTTCACACCATCTTAAATGGATTTTTCCCAAAACTGTTTTCATAAATTCACCAAATAATTAAATAAATACTAAAGATTCCATATTTATCATATAGTTTTATTTTTACTATTTTTATTCTATTTTTTATTCTATTTTTTATTCTATTTTTTATTCTATTTTTTATTTTATTATCATATTGTTTTATTTTTAATTTTCTTCTTGTTCTTTTTGCCCTAATTCCTTTTTTAACAACAATTCTTCAATGTTACTAATTTCATTTTCTCTTGCATCGGTTGCAGGGAATTTTGGCACTGCAAAACAGTGCAATTCCTTACTTGTTGATATCTTAAGTGTACCTATTTTATCGGCTAACTTCATTATTTCAACCTTATCAAAACCGATTAAGGGTCTTAATACTTGTAAATTTGTGCAATTACTGATTACCCTCAAATTTTTAAGTGTTTGAGAAGCTACCTGTCCCATATTGTCTCCATTTACCACTGCATCGCATTTATACTTGTATGCAAATTTTTCGGCAATCTTTAGCATTCTTCTCTTGCAGAATACACAGGTGTATTTTTCTTTTTTCAAATCCGTTAAATTATCTTTTATATCCTTTAAAGTTTCTTTAAAATCTACTTCAATATATTTTAAGCTTGGATCGTAATCTTTTAAAACTTCAACCAATTTTTGAACTTTTTCTGAACCTTCTTCAGAAGTTTTCATATGTAAAAGTACTAATTTACAGCCTCTTTTAGCCATCATAAATGCTGAAACTGGGCTGTCTATGCCATCAGAGGTTAAAACCAATACTTTTCCTTGTGTACCCACAGGTAAACCGCCGATACCATCTAAACGTTCACTGAATATGAATGAATAATCGTTTAATAATTCTATATCAATTGAAATATCTGGGTTAACTAAATCAACTTTTAAGTTGTATTTACCACCCATTTCGCCACCTACTGCCATATTAACTTCCAATGAATTCATAGGGAATTTTTTTTGCATCCTTTGGGTTTTAATTCTAAAAGTTGTCTCTTTGGTATTATTATTATTGGCGTTATTGTTACTTATATCATTTAATCGTTTTTCTACTTCTTCGAAAGCTTTTTCCTTTATTTTTTCAATTGTAGGTTCCATTATTACAGTGCATGGACTAAATGAAACTATACCTGGAGTTCTAGCCAATAAATCTTTTAATTTATCGGTGTTTTGTTCCTCAGTTGCTACAAGTAATCTAGTATGTAATAAATACACGTTTGCTTTGAAATTGTGCATTTCACAGACTGATTTGATATTTTTTGCAAGTAAACGCTCAAATCGGTGCATAGTTTGTCTTGATTTTGTACCAATTTCCCCGTATCTTAATATAAAATATTTTAAATTTAAATCTTCATTATCTATTTTTTTATTTAACTCGTCTATTTGTTGTTTTTTTATTTCCTGTCGAGTTGATTGTTTTTTTACTTGTTTCACTTGTTCAGGGTTTTGTTGAGGGTTGCTATCCAATGTTTCACATCCTGTAGTCTAACTTATATTCATAAATTGTGTATATTATTAAATGATATTAATTATCAATTAAATTAAGAAATTATAATAATTATAATAATTTTTAAAATAGATTAATATAAAAATGGATTATCAAATATATAAAGATTTATTTAATTGAATTAATTTCGTAAAATAAAGTCTGAAGTCTAAAAATAAATAAATAATAAAAAAAATGAAAACTGAAAAATGAAAATAAAAAAATAAAGTTGTGGGCATTTAATGGGTAATATTACATATATTCTATTATATTATTGCTATTTGTCATATATTTCATTTAACATAATTTTTGGGCATATAATATCATATAATTTAAAATTATTCAAATGGGGATTTGAATATTATTATTTTATTATTTAATTGCATTTGCTAATTTTTTACCAATATCGTAGCAATTTCCTAACTCTTCTTCATCAGGGATGTAGTATAATTCGTAATTATCTAAAACATCGAATCCCGCTTCTTTTAACTCGTCTGCAATGAACTCAATAGCTCCCCCTCTTCCACCCATTGAACCAAATACAACGGATTTCTTTTTGTAGCCCGTTCTTGCAAATCTTAAACCTTTGATATAGTACATTAAATCTCCGATACTTGGGTATGGTACATCATTAATTGTAGGAATACCGAATAAGACTGCTTTACTGTCCAACATATCCTTTACGATTTCACTTCTTTCATCATTATGTAGATTGTACATAACAACGTCGATACCTTCACTCATTAAACCTTCTGCCAAAGCATGTGCCATTTTTTGAGTTGAACCGTGCATTGTATCGTATACGATTGTAGCTTTGTTTTCACATTGACCAGTTGCATATTTTTGGTATTCGCCAATAGCTTTCATTGGTTCAGTCCAAATTTGACCGTGTGATGGAGCTATCATTTTTATTTTATCGAGTAAACCTAATTCGATAACTTCATTGAACTTTTTAAGTACTAATTTAGACAGTGGAGTTATTAAGTTAGCGTAAAATTTCTTATTTGCATCGAGTAAAATGTTTTCAGGTATTTCATTATCGTATCTTTCAGAGAAACAAAGGTGTTGTCCGAAAGCGTCATTTGAGAACAAAATCCCTTCTTCGTTGTACATTGTAAACATGCTGTCTGGCCAGTGTAAAAGTGGAGCTTCTAAAAATGTTAATGTTTTACCGCCCAAATCTAAAGTTTCAAGAGATTTTATAACTTTGAAATTTGCACCTTTTAAAGCAGGGTAATGTTTTAACAATCCTTTAACTGCTACTTCTGTACAGTATATCGGTGCTTCAGGGAATTTTCTATGAGCTTCCACTAATGCACCACTGTGATCTTTTTCAACGTGGTTTTGAACAATTGCATCGATTTTGAAAGGTTTTCCTTCTTTTTCACATGCGTCTTTGATTCTACCCCACATCTGTGCTGATTGCCCAGGGTATGTGTTATCTATCAAAACGGTTTTATCTTCACCAAATACCAAGTATGCGTTGTACGTTGTACCTTTTAATGTGTAACCATGGTACATTCTTATATCCCAATCCATGACACCAACCCAGTAAGTGCCATCTGCTATTTTAAAAGCGTCTGCTTTCATAATCGCTTCACCTCAAATTTTTATGGAGTATTGATATAGTGTAAAATTTACTGTAATATTGTAATAATTTATTATGCTAACCATTTTCTAAATAATATCTATGTACATACTCTATATATTATATTTATGGTGTGTAATTCGTCTTTTTTTAAAAAAAATTAACGAATATCGGATTATGTGTAAATAACGCCC encodes:
- a CDS encoding UbiD family decarboxylase; its protein translation is MESDYRKFINSLDKVKIDSANKVFEISKVLNDNDKGTANTVMIENVNGYKVVGNLCTRENVAKSLNIKPEDLMNHMIKAMENEPNGELVLDAELEKEYIDDEVQKITEYPIPTYYGEDAGPYLTSGIVIVKDKDEGVNASIHRILIRPDGNLVIRMVEQRHLHYIYHKNIENAITEGKEGIDVAIAIGVEPALLLAASTSGDVSFNELKYASAIMNKPIKTIKGKTVDLEIPEAEFIIEGKITNKNDDEGPFVDITGTYDVIRKQPVIKVTGLRTKKDPIFHALLPGGTEHKILMGLPQEPRMFKGIRNTVPSVKNVALTEGSCCWLHAVVSIDKKTQGDGKNAILAALAAHPSLKHVVIVDDDIDIYNPVDVEYAIATRVQSSRDVIIIDGAKGSSLDPSADHKMKLTAKMGIDATMDLTKGKKEFVRAVVPEIK
- a CDS encoding PIN domain-containing protein, with amino-acid sequence MDKTENSQNSQNYADSSNTENQDAPKKELKKYSILLDTNFLIYSFKQGINITYELERVIPVNGEIIILQCVIDELNKLKKELKGKEKLAINLALKLVSRYKIVDYSEGKYADEMIVNYIKTHKNCIVGTNDKILKKSIMDLGVPIILIKQQKYYELQGYL
- a CDS encoding UPF0058 family protein, whose product is MHKDELIQLHQLLVYMRKDLYTTFGEDTLGDSFEEYDSLNIRPHHIHRTKSEHTYAIFLLSSIIGKILSEKGDVPRSVASRLKDTGEKIGKEIARKKR
- a CDS encoding AAA family ATPase → MILKSLELQNFRSHRNSKIEFKDGITTIVGKNGSGKSSIFQAINYALFAPSGKDYSLQNMIKNEADSFRISFTFEVRGKTYTVIRQRNRKSTKSENILFLKDNINDNILADNNSNVNAKVQEILEMDNNVFSNAIYIKQGDIVNLVNLAPRNRKDVIDKILGVEKYAKAHEKMKEIINRYDEKIKTLNNNLADEEVIYESISKNNEIIQNYNNEKAEKSNDLKNLKSTEKDILIKLDILKANSEKNEEYNLNLLSNNREVDKLNNNMSNLSDDMTTLIDNKSKILEKKENYKKCTLLMEKMDLLNEKLYNKDNKELYNRYKELKSNLSYLIKSYNEYTNDNTSNNDNNGNNNNSDISSINNGTTSNVQSTDLLNMSRNEVLIAENIKKMGEIAKNTKSIKNFDKSLDILLNELEIITNELESIATQKSNVEENKEYYAKYEELSKKLDDLNEKTSNSTILSRRIADIQKEIKNLENTLMEHTKQTIQINDIEKKLTNLENIEQDISLNNEKLNSLVSNKLNLEIKINELMTSNSELKCISDKKVCPTCRTELSDEKKNEIISNNSKLIENYKEALNKCINNMEKISNDLTIAKVKLNELNNLKTQLALLNSKKESEINLKLELDEKISNLQNLQNESRLNGELDDLKALKAELISNQQSIKDNYTKYVYAENYLKNKDNGKNGNTKTNELEAKKDETIQKFLEILTKSNNLSLINYALEDNLININTLKSFKVELKNSLDALKDKMKYLQGLNKILCDITDILKEIASKDLKTKYHNYENNLNDKNSLESELKTYTPDYELYKNSEAIINTYISNYCSNNSKYYEYFEKSPMDQLLNNNNEIDVKIVKFEELINNLLNLTNESIMEIENNNKEIIYKINALNYSKEEHELFRSKNEALKQQVYDINLEIQKIQSQIVNIENENKHFKQNLDDNTQKKDELNRLKYFKNYLTKVREVFSRDGVQKHIREMYIPLIQKHANEIFSEFGMPYSHIQITPDCDLIVDEIPVSNMSGGEQVAVALALRLGIANAICDNMECIILDEPTAYLDEDRRRNLLTIFSSIKKINQIVIITHHHEMEEIANEVIRLTKKGDDSKITISEAN
- the dnaG gene encoding DNA primase DnaG, producing the protein MDLGTSKYIIYAELLADGYVEKHDVIGAIFGQTEGLLSNELDLRDLQKSGRIGRIDVELENMGGKSLAKITLPSSLDKVETSILAATLETIDRVGPCLATVNIKNVEDIRISKRHYITERAQNILKKLMDEMVDSYEITDEIKESLRVQEIMEYGEENLPCGPNVVHSDAIIVVEGRADVLNLLRCGIKNAVAVEGTSVPKSIIELTKRKTTTIFTDGDRGGELILKELLQTCDVDYVARAPYGKEVEETSKKEILKCLRSKIPIEQYNINMEEGKTDKYEKHEKTYKTSSNNGNGNNGREAKKIEEFIPQSPKDKDKDNEGFGYHKYKKELNSNLEHIKENFGKSQILSEKSEKFEKAHPVKDYLKGEGIIDVDKLNEESKISEDSKKSEDINAGKASKSAGMTVEVKTEDLRAKEKDNSKTEVSKKNISEIENKKSGKAGLDAQIQQNGEKAKKIKADKVLTDSKISKEFKIKESEELKTKEPIGAEDKFGRNIGNIISKDSKNKELVEKIESAEEVTPLIDINDINSVKSIVDKIQGTGMVSLIHEGVEKLINMDELVDNPEIKDNDIIILDYPINQQIVDKLYDKTKLIIGKNVNVSKRPSELRLLSFNELKA